From Permianibacter aggregans, a single genomic window includes:
- a CDS encoding enoyl-ACP reductase FabI, with protein sequence MGFLSGKRALIVGLASDRSIAHGVAEAMHREGAELAFNYQNEKLKDRVINMAGELGSSIAYECDVASDDSITAFFDNIKKHWDKFDILVHSVAYAPGGQLEGDYLDCVTRDGFRIAHDISSYSFAAMAKVAREMMNPNGAMVTMTYLGAERALPNYNVMGVAKASLEANVRYMAASLGPRGIRVNAVSAGPIRTLAASGVKNFRKMLSYYEKACPLRRNVTTEDVGNVTAFLCSDLSSAVTGEVIHVDNGYHFVSMPELESAGE encoded by the coding sequence ATGGGTTTTTTGAGCGGAAAACGCGCACTGATCGTCGGATTGGCCAGTGACCGGTCCATCGCACACGGCGTCGCCGAAGCCATGCATCGCGAAGGTGCCGAGTTGGCGTTCAATTATCAAAATGAAAAACTGAAAGACCGCGTGATCAACATGGCCGGCGAGCTCGGCTCATCGATTGCCTATGAATGCGATGTCGCCTCCGATGACAGCATCACGGCCTTTTTCGACAACATCAAAAAGCATTGGGACAAGTTCGACATTCTGGTGCACTCGGTCGCTTATGCGCCAGGCGGCCAGCTTGAGGGCGATTATCTCGATTGTGTGACCCGCGACGGTTTCCGCATTGCTCACGATATTTCCTCGTACAGCTTTGCCGCGATGGCGAAAGTCGCACGCGAGATGATGAATCCAAACGGCGCGATGGTGACCATGACCTATCTTGGCGCCGAACGCGCGCTGCCGAATTACAACGTCATGGGTGTCGCCAAAGCCAGCCTTGAGGCAAACGTGCGTTACATGGCCGCCAGCCTTGGTCCGCGCGGCATTCGCGTCAACGCCGTGTCGGCGGGTCCGATCCGCACCCTGGCTGCCTCCGGCGTCAAAAACTTCCGCAAGATGCTGTCCTATTATGAAAAGGCCTGCCCTCTTCGTCGTAACGTCACGACCGAAGACGTTGGCAATGTCACCGCATTCCTGTGCTCGGATTTATCCTCAGCAGTGACCGGCGAAGTGATTCATGTCGACAACGGTTATCACTTTGTCAGCATGCCGGAACTCGAATCTGCCGGCGAATAA
- a CDS encoding oligopeptide/dipeptide ABC transporter ATP-binding protein, with the protein MTGPLLSLNHVSHRFAVQRDWPARARQKTALHDISFTLDRGRTLAVVGEGGSGKSTLARVIAGLLKPSEGEVRFNGIDMYTRERELQLQLRRHVRMVFQNPNASLNPRTTIGQQLELALQHLTQLGPRQRIERINEALSKVGLQADHKDHYPHQFSTGQRQRVAIARAIMLNPQLIVADEPISTLDASVQAQIMNLMLDLQDTLSLSYVLISNDLAIAKVMSDQIMVMYAGEIMEYGPVETVYETPLHPYTRALFAASPSIRDVMKVSSTPLRGELGSAGMAAVGCPLSRRCPFADEHCKTARPERRLMEQQLVFCHKAGEV; encoded by the coding sequence ATGACCGGGCCGTTACTGTCCTTGAATCACGTTTCACACCGCTTCGCGGTACAGCGTGACTGGCCGGCCCGTGCCAGGCAAAAAACCGCGCTACATGATATTTCGTTCACGCTGGATCGTGGCCGAACTCTGGCCGTAGTCGGTGAAGGCGGTTCCGGCAAAAGCACACTGGCGCGTGTTATTGCCGGCTTGCTGAAACCGAGCGAAGGCGAAGTGCGCTTCAATGGCATCGACATGTATACCCGCGAGCGCGAACTGCAATTGCAACTACGCCGTCATGTGCGGATGGTGTTCCAGAATCCGAATGCTTCGCTGAATCCGCGCACAACCATTGGTCAGCAACTGGAGTTGGCACTGCAACACCTGACTCAGCTTGGACCACGGCAACGCATTGAGCGCATCAATGAAGCGCTGAGCAAGGTGGGCCTGCAGGCCGATCACAAGGACCATTACCCGCACCAATTCTCCACCGGTCAGCGCCAGCGTGTTGCCATTGCCCGCGCCATCATGCTGAACCCGCAGTTGATTGTCGCTGACGAACCGATCTCGACACTCGATGCATCAGTACAGGCACAGATCATGAACCTGATGCTGGATCTGCAGGACACGCTCAGCCTCAGTTATGTATTGATTTCCAATGATCTGGCCATTGCCAAAGTCATGAGTGATCAGATCATGGTCATGTATGCCGGCGAAATCATGGAATACGGCCCGGTTGAAACCGTTTACGAAACGCCGCTGCACCCCTACACCCGGGCACTGTTCGCCGCCAGCCCGAGCATACGTGACGTGATGAAAGTCTCTTCGACACCGCTTCGTGGTGAGCTCGGCAGCGCCGGCATGGCCGCTGTCGGTTGTCCATTGTCGCGGCGCTGCCCGTTTGCCGATGAACATTGCAAAACGGCCCGGCCGGAACGGCGCTTGATGGAACAACAACTGGTGTTCTGTCACAAAGCCGGTGAGGTTTAA